From a region of the Gimesia sp. genome:
- a CDS encoding phosphopantetheine-binding protein: MSASIQEQLVEFLNSVTGQTISDSTELIDSGLLDSLTMMDLLVFVESDFEVRLDFQDIRPDLFKNPATISQLIAERQAEQKKAA; this comes from the coding sequence ATGAGTGCATCGATCCAGGAACAACTGGTTGAATTTCTCAACTCCGTCACCGGACAGACAATATCTGACAGCACCGAACTGATTGATTCCGGTCTGCTGGATTCCCTGACGATGATGGACCTGCTGGTCTTCGTCGAATCTGATTTTGAAGTACGACTCGATTTTCAGGATATCAGACCAGATTTATTTAAAAATCCCGCCACGATTTCTCAACTGATTGCCGAGCGACAGGCAGAGCAGAAGAAGGCTGCCTGA
- a CDS encoding class I adenylate-forming enzyme family protein has protein sequence MTSQSRGAGLVDRLLEIAALHSEQPAVSTSERTLSYGELILLVRQISEQLSGITGFESGSRVVLLVPNSVEYIAAFYAVLFAGGVVVPVPANTESGALKNILDSTQAICTITTTPVLRRHPDLEEFTVKGMVSEESATGTVPVNTLNPVARSEKSLAAIFFTSGSSGMPKGVMLSHGNLISNAQSIQEYLQLQADERPICVLPFHHAFGNSVLQSHLLKGTHLILDGNTIFPESILEAMIRHECTSLSAVPDLYRILLERTSFKQTQFPHLRYMSVAGGALPHAQAVEISDVIHPARFFVMYGQTEATARLAYVPPEQLAGVSDGSIGQAIPGVTLQIVDESGQRVTAGTVGELRARGPNIMQGYWRDAEETRKRIHNGWLYTGDLATFDQSGRIVIKGRRNSLVKICGYRVHPADLEQFALRTFPLSQAVAVPFEAKNTGTRLALYIETTPEGTGLTEAEMLSVCRSQLPRQLVPDRIRILQKIPLNPAMKVDRVKLSELAAVGDLES, from the coding sequence GTGACCTCTCAAAGCAGAGGAGCAGGGCTGGTCGATCGACTACTGGAAATTGCAGCTCTGCATAGTGAGCAACCCGCGGTTTCCACATCTGAGCGGACCTTGAGTTATGGTGAGCTGATTTTACTGGTCAGGCAAATTTCCGAACAGCTGTCTGGGATCACCGGTTTTGAATCTGGAAGCCGTGTTGTACTGCTGGTTCCCAATTCCGTGGAGTATATCGCTGCTTTCTACGCAGTCTTGTTCGCTGGCGGTGTCGTTGTGCCTGTTCCAGCGAATACGGAGAGCGGCGCGCTAAAGAATATTCTGGATTCAACGCAGGCGATCTGTACGATTACAACCACCCCGGTTTTAAGGCGTCATCCGGATCTGGAAGAATTTACTGTAAAGGGCATGGTTTCAGAGGAATCTGCGACTGGAACAGTTCCAGTAAATACACTCAATCCGGTTGCACGCTCTGAGAAGAGCCTGGCTGCGATTTTTTTTACATCCGGTTCCAGTGGAATGCCCAAGGGGGTCATGCTGAGTCATGGGAACCTGATCTCTAACGCGCAATCGATCCAGGAATACCTGCAGTTGCAGGCAGACGAACGGCCTATCTGCGTCCTGCCTTTCCATCATGCGTTTGGAAACTCGGTACTGCAGTCTCACCTTCTAAAGGGGACGCACCTGATTCTGGACGGGAATACCATTTTTCCTGAAAGCATTCTGGAAGCAATGATCCGCCATGAATGTACCAGTCTCTCAGCGGTCCCCGACCTGTATCGGATTCTACTGGAACGAACTTCGTTTAAGCAGACGCAGTTTCCACATCTGCGTTATATGTCTGTTGCCGGAGGTGCCCTGCCTCATGCACAAGCCGTCGAAATCAGCGACGTCATCCATCCGGCCCGGTTCTTTGTCATGTATGGACAGACGGAAGCTACGGCTCGCTTGGCCTATGTACCACCGGAGCAACTCGCCGGTGTAAGCGACGGCTCCATCGGTCAGGCAATACCCGGAGTAACGCTGCAGATCGTGGACGAAAGTGGACAACGTGTGACTGCAGGTACGGTCGGCGAGCTGCGGGCTCGTGGCCCCAACATCATGCAGGGCTACTGGAGAGATGCAGAAGAGACCCGCAAACGGATCCACAACGGCTGGCTCTATACGGGAGATCTGGCCACCTTCGATCAGTCAGGCAGAATCGTCATCAAAGGTCGACGAAATTCACTAGTCAAAATTTGCGGTTATCGCGTGCACCCAGCTGATCTGGAGCAATTCGCGCTGCGAACTTTTCCCCTGTCGCAGGCGGTGGCGGTCCCCTTTGAAGCAAAGAATACAGGTACGCGGCTGGCATTGTACATCGAAACCACTCCAGAAGGTACGGGACTCACGGAAGCAGAAATGCTGAGCGTCTGTCGCAGCCAGCTGCCACGCCAACTTGTGCCGGACCGGATCCGGATCTTACAGAAAATACCATTAAATCCCGCCATGAAAGTTGATCGGGTCAAGCTGTCAGAACTGGCAGCAGTCGGCGATCTGGAATCTTAA
- a CDS encoding TauD/TfdA family dioxygenase, translating to MQVKTSNLEKPQTLPLLIEPAEQGSASLSDLIEFISRERNWLDQTLLEQGGVLLRGFTIQEIDEFEDVAQALIPELKPYVEGQSPRTKVTGNVYTSTEFPAQFRITLHNELSYTKSPPPRIVFHCHLAAETGGETPIVDCRKLYREMPAEILAKFEERGVRYVKNMHGQERGIGKSWMDYFETSDRDQVEAYLKDNDIEFEWTADGNLRTWSIRPGTLAHPVTGEMLWFNQADLWHITNVNERNRAQLLQRFGEENLPTHAYYGDGSPITDEDLAVVRKTLWETAVIFPWQQGDVLALDNFSVAHGRMPYAGPRKILVAMG from the coding sequence GTGCAAGTGAAGACTTCGAATCTGGAAAAGCCACAAACCCTGCCTCTGCTCATTGAACCGGCCGAACAGGGGTCTGCCTCCCTGAGTGACCTGATTGAATTCATCTCACGGGAACGGAACTGGCTGGACCAGACTCTGCTGGAGCAGGGAGGCGTGTTGCTGCGTGGATTCACCATTCAGGAAATTGATGAATTTGAGGACGTGGCCCAGGCGCTGATTCCAGAGTTAAAGCCGTACGTCGAGGGACAGTCTCCCCGCACCAAAGTGACCGGAAACGTATATACTTCCACCGAATTTCCTGCCCAGTTTCGCATCACGCTGCACAACGAGCTTTCCTACACCAAATCGCCTCCCCCGCGGATCGTATTCCACTGTCATCTTGCTGCGGAAACCGGGGGAGAAACCCCGATCGTCGACTGCCGAAAACTCTACCGGGAGATGCCAGCCGAGATTCTGGCGAAGTTCGAAGAACGGGGAGTCCGCTATGTCAAGAACATGCACGGGCAGGAGCGGGGGATCGGCAAGTCTTGGATGGATTATTTCGAAACCAGTGATCGGGATCAGGTCGAAGCATACCTCAAAGACAACGACATCGAATTTGAATGGACGGCCGATGGAAACCTGCGTACCTGGTCCATTCGCCCCGGCACGCTGGCCCATCCAGTTACAGGAGAAATGCTCTGGTTTAACCAGGCCGATCTCTGGCATATCACCAATGTGAATGAACGAAACCGCGCCCAACTGCTGCAGCGGTTTGGAGAAGAAAACCTGCCGACCCACGCGTATTACGGGGATGGTTCCCCCATTACCGATGAGGATCTCGCAGTAGTTCGAAAGACCCTGTGGGAGACGGCCGTTATCTTCCCGTGGCAGCAGGGAGATGTGCTGGCCCTGGATAATTTCAGTGTCGCCCATGGCCGGATGCCTTATGCAGGACCACGGAAGATTCTCGTTGCAATGGGATAA
- a CDS encoding class I SAM-dependent methyltransferase family protein: MAHTTATPESDTDSAAIWLPQDLQQPLETMTRGQRIGNWLINPYKNYLIPAGWLKRLLQSSQSELLAETFRRPGGWRAMEILYRKDAPVDLLDRQAILDNPISRASRNRLQTVTQILIDLIQACQSDGPVILMGVGAGPGRHVQTAISRLQLTADEVHAHLIDLDDDAFEYGQQLAEQLEIADCISFLQGDAREIQTVLQDVKPNIVKLIGLIEYLNDQQLHELLTSLHTIMVPGGNLVTHGILDPWHGAPSLKRIFNLQHIRRSGDDVRRMLETVGFRVIDQVTEPMGIYPIVTAVKPASESD, from the coding sequence ATGGCACATACAACGGCAACACCTGAGTCAGACACCGATTCTGCTGCGATCTGGCTTCCCCAGGATCTTCAGCAGCCGCTGGAAACAATGACCCGAGGACAGCGAATCGGGAACTGGCTGATCAATCCTTACAAAAATTATCTGATCCCCGCCGGTTGGCTCAAAAGATTGCTACAGTCGAGTCAGAGCGAGTTGCTCGCGGAGACCTTCCGCCGCCCTGGTGGCTGGAGGGCTATGGAAATCCTGTACCGGAAAGATGCACCAGTCGACCTTTTGGATCGACAGGCGATCTTGGATAACCCCATTTCCAGAGCTTCGCGAAATCGATTGCAGACGGTAACCCAAATCCTGATCGATCTGATTCAGGCTTGTCAGTCGGACGGTCCCGTCATTCTCATGGGCGTCGGTGCTGGCCCGGGTCGACATGTGCAGACCGCGATTTCCCGATTGCAGTTAACCGCGGATGAAGTCCACGCCCACCTGATCGACCTGGATGATGATGCCTTCGAATACGGACAACAACTGGCAGAACAACTCGAAATTGCAGACTGTATCAGCTTCCTGCAGGGAGATGCGCGTGAGATTCAGACGGTATTACAGGATGTCAAACCGAATATCGTCAAACTGATCGGTCTCATCGAATACTTGAATGACCAGCAGTTACACGAACTGTTGACCTCACTGCATACAATCATGGTCCCGGGAGGAAATCTGGTCACGCATGGGATTCTCGATCCCTGGCATGGTGCTCCCTCTCTCAAACGGATCTTCAATCTACAGCACATCAGACGCTCAGGCGATGATGTACGAAGGATGTTGGAAACAGTCGGATTTCGCGTCATCGACCAGGTAACCGAACCGATGGGAATCTATCCGATTGTGACCGCAGTGAAACCGGCGTCAGAGTCAGATTGA
- a CDS encoding FAD/NAD(P)-binding protein has protein sequence MKTVAIIGGGFSGTMAAVNLARLSDGPLCIQLINDRYPLGRGVAYGTKREEHLLNVAARNMSAVPDHANHFLDWLRTRVDYSDLPDPQLRETYVPRRIYGDYLRSILANYMQPIDSHHPAEIRVIENEAVDIEYNYDGSAEITLRDGSTLEADRVLLATGNQPPSSLAGEDFAHPAYSADPWGNWMEKIPDPDQDIIVLGTGLSMIDVFLTLSELGWEGNMIAVSHNGMIPQAHFRGIEYPDFLPEEPESLGLENLVQLLEKHCRQLQRIGENPGIVVDRLRPHTQRIWQQFDLEEKQEFLKRYAARWNVIRHRIAQPIHQRVTEAITEGRLKVVRGRITGITSQNDQVVVDVQNKAGLTQTLEGGLVINCTGPNCGFSGTSVPLFQNLLKRGLIRPDELDMGIDVGADFAVIDAEGNPSEFLFAVGPLMKGTLWETTAVPELRGQAMRVAQLLLDDVALVTPGHDYRMSVEEEHVIEYYI, from the coding sequence ATGAAGACAGTGGCGATTATTGGAGGCGGATTCAGCGGGACCATGGCAGCGGTGAATCTGGCACGATTGAGTGACGGCCCGCTCTGCATTCAACTGATCAACGACCGCTATCCACTGGGACGTGGCGTCGCTTATGGCACGAAACGGGAAGAACATCTGTTGAATGTCGCCGCTCGCAACATGTCTGCCGTCCCCGACCATGCCAATCACTTTCTGGACTGGTTACGCACTCGCGTCGATTACAGCGACCTGCCCGATCCGCAACTGCGTGAGACTTATGTTCCCCGTCGGATCTATGGCGATTATCTGCGAAGTATCCTCGCGAATTACATGCAGCCGATTGATTCACATCATCCGGCGGAGATCCGCGTCATCGAAAATGAAGCCGTCGACATAGAATATAATTATGACGGGAGTGCTGAGATCACGCTCCGCGATGGTTCTACTTTAGAAGCTGATCGCGTGCTGCTGGCGACAGGGAATCAGCCTCCCTCTTCACTGGCTGGGGAAGATTTTGCGCATCCCGCCTATTCAGCAGATCCATGGGGAAACTGGATGGAAAAGATTCCGGATCCCGATCAGGACATCATTGTGCTCGGCACCGGATTGTCGATGATCGACGTCTTTCTCACGCTCAGCGAACTGGGCTGGGAAGGGAATATGATCGCAGTGTCGCATAACGGCATGATTCCGCAGGCTCATTTCCGCGGCATTGAATATCCCGACTTCCTGCCAGAAGAGCCGGAGAGCCTGGGCCTCGAAAACCTGGTCCAGTTACTGGAAAAACATTGTCGGCAGCTGCAACGGATAGGTGAGAACCCAGGCATCGTCGTTGATCGACTGCGGCCCCACACGCAGCGGATCTGGCAGCAGTTTGACCTCGAAGAAAAACAGGAATTTCTCAAACGTTACGCTGCCCGCTGGAATGTGATCAGACATCGGATTGCGCAGCCGATTCATCAACGGGTGACGGAAGCGATTACCGAAGGACGCCTCAAAGTAGTACGGGGCAGAATCACAGGAATCACGTCTCAGAATGATCAGGTCGTGGTGGATGTTCAGAATAAAGCTGGGTTAACCCAGACGCTTGAGGGGGGACTGGTCATTAATTGCACCGGACCCAATTGTGGATTCTCTGGCACCAGTGTGCCACTGTTCCAGAATCTGCTCAAACGGGGACTCATCCGGCCCGACGAACTGGATATGGGCATCGATGTCGGTGCTGATTTCGCGGTGATTGATGCGGAAGGAAATCCCTCTGAGTTCCTGTTCGCTGTTGGACCGTTGATGAAGGGGACTCTCTGGGAGACCACAGCAGTTCCCGAACTGCGTGGTCAGGCGATGCGTGTCGCGCAGTTGCTGTTGGATGATGTCGCTCTGGTCACGCCGGGACACGATTACAGGATGTCAGTCGAAGAGGAACACGTCATCGAATATTACATTTGA
- the yciA gene encoding acyl-CoA thioester hydrolase YciA, protein MEELCDLPEGKLILRTLAMPADTNANGDIFGGWIMSQMDIAGGILSKEVAGTRTVTIAVESMKFIRPVKVGDVVCCYGQIDRIGTTSITLSLEVWVQPVLRHEASDCPRFKVTEAAFTYVAIDDQGNKTPIVQQDC, encoded by the coding sequence ATGGAAGAGCTCTGTGACCTCCCGGAAGGAAAACTGATTCTGCGCACGCTGGCCATGCCTGCGGATACGAACGCCAACGGAGACATCTTCGGCGGCTGGATCATGTCGCAGATGGATATTGCTGGTGGGATTCTCTCAAAAGAGGTAGCAGGTACCCGCACCGTCACGATTGCGGTAGAGTCGATGAAATTCATTCGCCCGGTCAAGGTGGGAGACGTTGTCTGCTGTTATGGCCAGATTGATCGGATCGGGACAACTTCGATCACCCTCTCGCTGGAGGTCTGGGTTCAGCCAGTACTGCGACACGAAGCGTCCGACTGCCCCCGTTTTAAAGTCACCGAAGCCGCCTTTACCTACGTGGCCATCGATGATCAGGGAAACAAAACTCCTATTGTTCAGCAGGACTGCTGA
- a CDS encoding thiamine pyrophosphate-binding protein produces the protein MTDHCTTTVGSYLADRLEEIGLKHYFAVPGDYNLVLLDRILENKNLEMISCCNELNAGYAADGYARATGGASAVFVTYSVGGLSLLNAVAGAYAEDLPVIAVSGGPNTNSEAEFEMLHHTLGKLDYDYQRDIFSKVTAEAVTIRDPHEAPTKIDHAIQTALRFRKPVYIEIACNIADAITSKPNVRSFGGPTASDPVSLQAAVDHVANLLNNAAKPVLVSGVKLRSFGAEENFHKLADASGYAIASMPNAKGFFDEQHPNYMGIYWGPVGSPGCGEIVDSSDLCLFAGPTFTDYTTTGHAALVDPSKVIQARPNSVVCPNQTFSNVKLSEFLEQLAPRIKANDASMVAYKRIQEDPPALSAGAPETPLSTRQLVSRVQQMLTADSAVIAETGDSWFNGMQLNLPTGSRFEIQMQYGSIGWSVGALLGYCIGAPERRPIALIGDGSFQLTAQEISTIIRYNLNPIIFLINNGGYTIEVEIHDGPYNNIKNWNYADLVHVFNAADGNGWSGKAATEGELDEAIKTAKSHNGPAFIEVMIDRDDCSKNLLVWGSHVAKNNGRPPRVN, from the coding sequence ATGACTGACCATTGTACCACCACCGTCGGTTCTTATCTGGCTGACCGTCTCGAAGAAATCGGCTTGAAGCATTACTTCGCCGTCCCGGGAGACTACAACCTGGTTCTGCTGGACCGGATCCTGGAGAATAAGAATCTGGAGATGATCTCCTGCTGTAATGAATTGAATGCCGGCTATGCTGCAGATGGTTATGCCCGGGCCACCGGTGGAGCCAGTGCCGTGTTCGTAACTTACAGTGTCGGTGGTCTGAGCCTGCTCAATGCTGTTGCCGGAGCGTATGCGGAAGACCTGCCTGTCATCGCTGTTTCCGGCGGCCCGAATACGAATTCTGAAGCCGAATTCGAAATGTTGCATCACACACTGGGGAAACTGGACTACGATTACCAGCGAGATATCTTTTCCAAAGTGACAGCGGAAGCGGTCACGATCCGCGATCCCCATGAAGCTCCAACGAAAATCGACCATGCGATTCAGACCGCCCTGCGGTTTCGTAAGCCGGTCTACATTGAAATCGCCTGCAACATTGCGGATGCAATCACCTCCAAACCAAATGTTCGCTCCTTTGGTGGTCCAACTGCCAGCGACCCCGTCTCGCTCCAGGCAGCCGTCGATCATGTGGCGAATCTGCTCAACAACGCAGCCAAGCCCGTTCTGGTCTCGGGGGTCAAGCTCCGTTCCTTTGGAGCCGAGGAAAATTTTCACAAGCTGGCTGATGCCTCAGGCTACGCGATTGCCAGTATGCCCAATGCCAAGGGCTTTTTTGACGAACAGCATCCGAATTATATGGGCATTTACTGGGGGCCTGTCGGATCGCCTGGCTGTGGCGAAATCGTCGATTCTTCAGATCTCTGCCTGTTCGCCGGCCCGACTTTCACCGATTACACGACAACGGGACACGCCGCACTGGTAGACCCGAGTAAGGTGATTCAGGCTCGCCCCAACAGCGTAGTCTGCCCGAATCAGACTTTCAGCAATGTGAAACTGTCCGAGTTCCTCGAGCAACTGGCTCCCCGCATCAAAGCCAACGATGCTTCCATGGTCGCTTATAAACGAATTCAGGAAGATCCGCCTGCACTATCTGCTGGTGCCCCCGAGACGCCTCTCTCGACCCGACAGCTGGTTTCGCGTGTCCAACAGATGCTGACCGCAGATTCCGCTGTCATTGCAGAAACGGGAGATTCCTGGTTCAACGGTATGCAGCTCAATCTGCCGACCGGATCCCGATTTGAAATCCAGATGCAATACGGTTCCATCGGCTGGTCTGTGGGAGCGCTGCTGGGATACTGTATCGGGGCGCCGGAACGACGGCCCATCGCATTGATCGGCGATGGTTCGTTCCAGCTGACCGCACAGGAAATATCAACCATCATCCGGTACAACCTGAATCCGATCATCTTCCTGATCAACAATGGCGGCTACACCATCGAAGTCGAAATTCACGACGGACCGTATAATAATATTAAGAACTGGAACTACGCTGATCTGGTTCATGTTTTCAATGCTGCGGACGGAAATGGCTGGAGTGGTAAAGCGGCGACTGAAGGCGAACTGGATGAGGCGATCAAAACGGCCAAGTCGCATAATGGTCCTGCTTTTATTGAAGTTATGATCGACCGCGATGACTGCAGTAAAAATCTGCTCGTCTGGGGCAGTCATGTTGCCAAAAACAATGGTCGACCCCCGCGAGTCAACTGA
- a CDS encoding NAD-dependent malic enzyme, which translates to MNSGRSTEEFSIQKRGHLLIEDPLLNKGTAFSDQERSQFGLVGLLPPHIDTLEEQVERSYEAFCDFQNDIDKHIFLRQLQDENETLYYRLLLEHITEMMPIVYTPVVGLACERFSHIYRRPRGIFISYPERDQMDEILENIERDIEVIVVTDGERILGLGDQGAGGMGIPIGKLSLYTLCGGIDPAKTLPILLDLGTNNEERLDDPRYVGWREHRIKGAEYDAFIDQFVQAVKKRFPDVLLQWEDFASVDAERILDKYRDDLCTFNDDIQGTAAVTTGTILAAIEAAGGKLTDQNIVMLGAGSAGVGICLQLKQAMLQSGLSEDEAKARFYVIDRDGLLHSGRNDLDELHQLLAQSPENLQGWDCDVSGAISFADVVRNAKPGVLVGATGQTGAFTEEIIREMASHAEHPVIFPLSNPTSRAEATPADLLKWTDGKAVIATGSPFDPVEYNGVTHIIAQCNNSYIFPAMGLGIRASRARRVTDSMFMAAAFALKEASPALKDPTASLLPSLTIIRDVGRSIARAVAQAAIDAEVADSMTAEEIDQRIEETMWKPEYKSL; encoded by the coding sequence ATGAATTCAGGACGGTCAACCGAAGAATTTTCGATACAGAAACGGGGACATCTGCTGATTGAGGATCCCCTCCTGAATAAGGGGACCGCCTTCAGCGACCAAGAACGCAGCCAGTTCGGTCTGGTGGGCCTCCTGCCACCCCATATCGACACGCTTGAGGAACAGGTTGAACGCTCCTATGAAGCCTTTTGCGATTTTCAGAACGATATCGATAAACATATTTTCTTAAGACAACTGCAGGACGAGAACGAGACTCTGTACTACCGGCTGCTGCTGGAGCACATCACCGAGATGATGCCCATTGTTTATACGCCGGTGGTGGGCTTGGCGTGTGAACGGTTCAGCCACATTTATCGTCGTCCCCGCGGAATTTTCATTTCTTATCCCGAACGTGATCAAATGGACGAGATCCTGGAAAATATCGAACGGGATATCGAAGTCATCGTGGTGACCGACGGGGAACGCATCCTGGGACTGGGCGACCAGGGGGCCGGCGGGATGGGAATTCCCATCGGTAAACTCTCGCTTTATACCCTCTGTGGCGGGATTGATCCGGCCAAGACACTCCCGATTCTCCTCGATCTGGGGACGAACAACGAAGAACGCCTCGATGATCCCCGCTACGTCGGCTGGCGGGAACACCGCATCAAAGGGGCGGAATACGATGCCTTTATCGATCAGTTCGTCCAGGCCGTCAAGAAACGGTTTCCGGACGTACTCCTGCAGTGGGAAGATTTCGCTTCAGTCGATGCGGAGCGAATTCTGGATAAATATCGGGATGACCTGTGTACCTTTAACGATGACATCCAGGGAACCGCCGCGGTCACAACAGGCACCATTCTCGCTGCCATTGAAGCAGCCGGCGGAAAACTCACCGACCAGAACATCGTCATGCTGGGGGCCGGTTCTGCAGGAGTGGGCATCTGCCTGCAGTTGAAACAGGCCATGCTTCAGTCCGGCTTGAGTGAGGATGAAGCAAAGGCCCGGTTTTATGTGATCGACCGAGATGGACTCCTGCATTCCGGCCGAAACGATCTGGATGAATTGCACCAGCTACTCGCGCAGTCACCAGAGAACCTCCAGGGCTGGGACTGCGATGTGAGTGGTGCGATCTCTTTCGCGGATGTCGTCCGCAATGCAAAACCAGGCGTCCTGGTTGGCGCCACGGGACAGACGGGCGCATTTACCGAAGAGATTATCCGGGAAATGGCCAGCCACGCAGAACATCCCGTCATCTTCCCGCTTTCGAATCCAACCTCACGGGCCGAAGCGACACCCGCAGACCTGTTAAAATGGACGGACGGCAAAGCCGTTATTGCCACCGGCAGCCCTTTCGATCCAGTGGAATATAATGGCGTGACACATATCATTGCCCAGTGTAATAACAGTTACATCTTCCCTGCGATGGGTCTGGGGATTCGGGCTTCCCGGGCGCGACGGGTTACCGATTCCATGTTCATGGCGGCAGCGTTTGCCTTAAAAGAGGCCTCTCCGGCCCTCAAGGATCCGACGGCTTCGCTACTCCCTTCTCTGACGATTATCCGCGACGTGGGTCGATCGATTGCCCGGGCTGTCGCGCAGGCAGCCATTGATGCTGAAGTCGCAGATTCCATGACCGCTGAGGAAATCGATCAGCGGATCGAAGAAACCATGTGGAAACCCGAATACAAGTCTCTCTAA
- a CDS encoding carbon-nitrogen hydrolase, which translates to MVRRFQLALVQVSLNGTPDENLTKCLDWVRTAAEEGGQVICLPELYSSFYFCQKETTEYFKFAEPLYGPSFTAFSNLAKELGVVIVVPFFEKRTEGLYHNSAYVIDADGSEAGLYRKMHIPDDPCFYEKFYFTPGDLGFKAIPTRFGKIGTLICWDQWFPEGARITALSGANVLIYPTAIGWHPHEKEEYGPKQHDSWMTIQRSHAIANGTFVAAVNRVGFEQPEPEQAGLEFWGSSFICGPQGEIIVQASEDQEEILIAEVDLDQTAEVRQNWPFLRDRRIDAYGNILKLYHDDPTP; encoded by the coding sequence ATGGTCCGTCGCTTCCAACTTGCACTGGTGCAGGTCTCACTGAATGGCACTCCGGATGAAAACCTGACGAAATGTCTGGACTGGGTCCGTACTGCCGCTGAAGAAGGGGGACAGGTCATCTGTCTGCCGGAACTCTACAGCTCATTCTATTTCTGTCAGAAGGAAACCACGGAGTACTTCAAGTTCGCCGAACCCCTGTATGGTCCCTCCTTCACGGCCTTCAGCAACCTGGCCAAAGAACTGGGCGTCGTTATTGTAGTACCTTTCTTTGAGAAACGGACCGAAGGGCTGTATCACAACAGCGCCTACGTCATCGACGCCGATGGCAGTGAAGCTGGTCTGTATCGCAAGATGCACATTCCCGACGATCCCTGCTTCTACGAAAAATTCTATTTCACGCCCGGCGACCTCGGTTTCAAAGCGATCCCCACCCGTTTCGGGAAAATCGGAACACTCATCTGCTGGGACCAGTGGTTCCCCGAAGGAGCCCGGATCACGGCACTCTCCGGGGCGAATGTGCTGATCTATCCAACCGCCATCGGCTGGCATCCCCACGAAAAAGAAGAATACGGGCCCAAGCAGCATGATTCCTGGATGACAATTCAGCGAAGTCATGCGATCGCCAACGGGACGTTCGTGGCTGCAGTCAACCGCGTTGGCTTCGAACAGCCGGAGCCGGAACAGGCGGGCCTTGAATTCTGGGGCTCCTCATTCATTTGTGGGCCGCAGGGAGAAATTATCGTCCAGGCATCAGAGGACCAGGAAGAAATTCTGATTGCAGAGGTCGATCTGGATCAGACCGCTGAGGTTCGCCAGAACTGGCCTTTCCTGCGTGACCGCCGGATTGACGCATATGGCAATATTCTGAAACTCTATCATGACGATCCCACGCCATGA